Genomic DNA from Prochlorococcus marinus CUG1416:
CTAATGCTATTAGTTATTGATGTCGAAATTGCTGTTAAAAAAAAGACTCCAATCATTGCCCAAATAATTCTTTCTAAAGCAATCGCAGGTAAAAAACCCTGACCGGAGTTGATGATTTCAGTAAGTGGGTCTAAAGGGTCCAAGTTAAAATGATAAATAATACTAATTATAAATGGTTAAATCAATGAAAAATTAAAACATACAAAAGAAATAATCCAAAGCCATTGAATTTTTAGGCACAAAAAACGGTTTAGATTGTTAT
This window encodes:
- a CDS encoding lectin subunit alpha, encoding MDPLDPLTEIINSGQGFLPAIALERIIWAMIGVFFLTAISTSITNSIRIQNWFGIKSLFSYSKDKKIRDDSSSKLSDNDK